A window of the Peromyscus leucopus breed LL Stock chromosome 22, UCI_PerLeu_2.1, whole genome shotgun sequence genome harbors these coding sequences:
- the LOC114684907 gene encoding zinc finger protein 431-like isoform X1, whose product MDAVTYKDVHVNFTHEEWALLDPSQKSLYKDVMLETCENLTAIGYKWEDQNIEEHCQSSRRHGRYIICHSGYKPCDPKGYGKKQCTSLSPRKIRRYIVVPTMRRVRKCDTSVQLIGFPTAVGIHLHTYTGEKPHEYKEYGNSSVRPGSCCTCNVTHTTGKFCECNQCLKALSSSSSLQSDEKTHTGKGCHKCEQCTKVFNDYKYLQTLKKSHNEEETYECKQLDKSFRFDFSLQLHQRPLLKIKPYEYNQGNKDFAYYSHLQVPRTHTKKKQYECHQCGKAFARPSHCQIHERTHTGDKPYECNQCGKAFSQNSLLQRHERSHSGEKPYGCNQCGKAFARKSHLHRHERSHAGEKPYECSQCGKAFAHNSHLHRHERSHSGEKPYGCNQCGKAFAQKSHLHSHERNHTGEKPYGCNQCDKAFTCSSSLKQHERSHTGEKPYECHQCGKAFTDPSSLKQHERCHTGEKPYECNQCGKAFASNGNLQRHERSHTGEKPYKCCQCGKAFSTRSYLQMHERNHTGEKPYKCNQCGKAFAQKGYLQKHEKNHTGERPYRCNQCGKTFVHSSHLQNHERIHTREKFQEPNKRGELLHTRQKLHHFGDASTMGCPRPSAVVKWNQSESRREILCTVEGVAREVTQALWRSPEDRECVPVLGC is encoded by the exons ATG GATGCAGTGACCTATAAGGATGTGCATGTGAACTTTACTCAtgaagagtgggctttgctggatccttcccagaagagtctctacaaagatgtgatgctggaaaCCTGTGAGAACCTCACTGCTATAG GCTACAAATGGGAAGATCAGaatattgaagaacattgtcaaagttctagaagacatggaag GTATATCATCTGTCACTCAGGATACAAGCCATGTGATCCTAAGGGATATGGAAAGAAGCAATGTACCTCTCTTTCTCCCAGAAAAATTAGAAGATATATAGTAGTTCCCACTATGAGAAGAGTTCGTAAATGTGATACAAGTGTACAATTAATTGGATTTCCAACTGCAGTGGGAATACATCTACATACTTACACTGGAGAAAAGCCTCATGAGTACAAGGAATACGGAAATTCTTCTGTTCGTCCTGGTTCATGTTGCACATGTAATGTGACTCATACTACAGGAAAATTTTGTGAATGCAATCAGTGTCTTAAAGCTCTGAGTTCTTCTAGCTCTCTTCAAAGTGATGAAAAAACTCATACAGGAAAAGGATGCCATAAATGTGAGCAATGTACTAAAGTCTTTAATGATTATAAGTATCTTCAAACACTCAAAAAATCACATAATGAAGAAGAAACCTATGAATGTAAACAACTTGATAAATCATTTAGATTTGATTTCTCTTTACAATTACACCAAAGacctcttttgaaaataaaaccttATGAATATAATCAAGGCAATAAAGACTTTGCATATTATAGTCATCTTCAAGTACCCAGAACTCATACTAAAAAGAAACAGTATGAATGTCAtcaatgtggaaaagcctttgcACGTCCTAGTCATTGtcaaatacatgaaagaactcatactggagacaaaccctatgaatgtaatcaatgtggcaaagccttttcACAGAACAGTCTTCTTCAgaggcatgaaagaagtcattctggagagaaaccctatgggtgtaatcagtgtggtaaagcctttgcacgaAAAAGTCATCTTCACCGGCATGAAAGAAGTCatgctggagagaaaccttatgaatgtagtcaatgtggtaaagcctttgcacataaCAGTCATCTTCacaggcatgaaagaagtcattctggagagaaaccctatggatgtaatcagtgtggtaaagcctttgctcaaAAAAGTCATCTTCACAGTCATGAAAGAaatcatactggagagaaaccctatggatgtaatcaatgtgataaagcctttacATGTTCAAGTAGTCTTAAACaacatgaaagaagtcatactggagagaaaccctatgaatgtcatcaatgtggtaaagcctttacagATCCTAGTAGTCTTAAACAACATGAAAGatgtcatactggagagaaaccctatgaatgtaatcaatgtggtaaagcctttgcaagtAATGGCAAtcttcaaagacatgaaagaagtcatactggagagaaaccatataaatgttgtcaatgtggtaaagccttttcaaCTCGCAGTTatcttcaaatgcatgaaagaaatcatactggagagaaaccctataaatgtaatcaatgcggtaaagcctttgcacagaaAGGTTATCttcagaaacatgaaaaaaatcatactggagagagaccctacagatgtaatcagtgtggtaaaactTTTGTACATAGCAGTCATCTTCAAAATCATGAAAGAATACATACTAGAGAGAAATTTCAGGAGCCTAATAAAAGAGGTGAACTTTTGCACACCAGGCAAAAACTCCatcattttggagatgccagtactaTGGGGTGTCCACGACCATCAGCAGTGGTGAAGTGGAACCAGTCAGAGTCTAGAAGAGAAATTTTGTGTACTGTAGAAGGTGtagccagagaagtgacccaagccctttggagaagCCCTGAGGATCGTGAGTGTGTCCCAGTCCTTGGAtgttga
- the LOC114684907 gene encoding zinc finger protein 431-like isoform X2, with amino-acid sequence MDAVTYKDVHVNFTHEEWALLDPSQKSLYKDVMLETCENLTAIGYKWEDQNIEEHCQSSRRHGRYIICHSGYKPCDPKGYGKKQCTSLSPRKIRRYIVVPTMRRVRKCDTSVQLIGFPTAVGIHLHTYTGEKPHEYKEYGNSSVRPGSCCTCNVTHTTGKFCECNQCLKALSSSSSLQSDEKTHTGKGCHKCEQCTKVFNDYKYLQTLKKSHNEEETYECKQLDKSFRFDFSLQLHQRPLLKIKPYEYNQGNKDFAYYSHLQVPRTHTKKKQYECHQCGKAFARPSHCQIHERTHTGDKPYECNQCGKAFSQNSLLQRHERSHSGEKPYGCNQCGKAFARKSHLHRHERSHAGEKPYECSQCGKAFAHNSHLHRHERSHSGEKPYGCNQCGKAFAQKSHLHSHERNHTGEKPYGCNQCDKAFTCSSSLKQHERSHTGEKPYECHQCGKAFTDPSSLKQHERCHTGEKPYECNQCGKAFASNGNLQRHERSHTGEKPYKCCQCGKAFSTRSYLQMHERNHTGEKPYKCNQCGKAFAQKGYLQKHEKNHTGERPYRCNQCGKTFVHSSHLQNHERIHTREKFQEPNKRGELLHTRQKLHHFGDASTMGCPRPSAVVKWNQSESRREILCTVEGVAREVTQALWRSPEDRECVPVLGC; translated from the exons GATGCAGTGACCTATAAGGATGTGCATGTGAACTTTACTCAtgaagagtgggctttgctggatccttcccagaagagtctctacaaagatgtgatgctggaaaCCTGTGAGAACCTCACTGCTATAG GCTACAAATGGGAAGATCAGaatattgaagaacattgtcaaagttctagaagacatggaag GTATATCATCTGTCACTCAGGATACAAGCCATGTGATCCTAAGGGATATGGAAAGAAGCAATGTACCTCTCTTTCTCCCAGAAAAATTAGAAGATATATAGTAGTTCCCACTATGAGAAGAGTTCGTAAATGTGATACAAGTGTACAATTAATTGGATTTCCAACTGCAGTGGGAATACATCTACATACTTACACTGGAGAAAAGCCTCATGAGTACAAGGAATACGGAAATTCTTCTGTTCGTCCTGGTTCATGTTGCACATGTAATGTGACTCATACTACAGGAAAATTTTGTGAATGCAATCAGTGTCTTAAAGCTCTGAGTTCTTCTAGCTCTCTTCAAAGTGATGAAAAAACTCATACAGGAAAAGGATGCCATAAATGTGAGCAATGTACTAAAGTCTTTAATGATTATAAGTATCTTCAAACACTCAAAAAATCACATAATGAAGAAGAAACCTATGAATGTAAACAACTTGATAAATCATTTAGATTTGATTTCTCTTTACAATTACACCAAAGacctcttttgaaaataaaaccttATGAATATAATCAAGGCAATAAAGACTTTGCATATTATAGTCATCTTCAAGTACCCAGAACTCATACTAAAAAGAAACAGTATGAATGTCAtcaatgtggaaaagcctttgcACGTCCTAGTCATTGtcaaatacatgaaagaactcatactggagacaaaccctatgaatgtaatcaatgtggcaaagccttttcACAGAACAGTCTTCTTCAgaggcatgaaagaagtcattctggagagaaaccctatgggtgtaatcagtgtggtaaagcctttgcacgaAAAAGTCATCTTCACCGGCATGAAAGAAGTCatgctggagagaaaccttatgaatgtagtcaatgtggtaaagcctttgcacataaCAGTCATCTTCacaggcatgaaagaagtcattctggagagaaaccctatggatgtaatcagtgtggtaaagcctttgctcaaAAAAGTCATCTTCACAGTCATGAAAGAaatcatactggagagaaaccctatggatgtaatcaatgtgataaagcctttacATGTTCAAGTAGTCTTAAACaacatgaaagaagtcatactggagagaaaccctatgaatgtcatcaatgtggtaaagcctttacagATCCTAGTAGTCTTAAACAACATGAAAGatgtcatactggagagaaaccctatgaatgtaatcaatgtggtaaagcctttgcaagtAATGGCAAtcttcaaagacatgaaagaagtcatactggagagaaaccatataaatgttgtcaatgtggtaaagccttttcaaCTCGCAGTTatcttcaaatgcatgaaagaaatcatactggagagaaaccctataaatgtaatcaatgcggtaaagcctttgcacagaaAGGTTATCttcagaaacatgaaaaaaatcatactggagagagaccctacagatgtaatcagtgtggtaaaactTTTGTACATAGCAGTCATCTTCAAAATCATGAAAGAATACATACTAGAGAGAAATTTCAGGAGCCTAATAAAAGAGGTGAACTTTTGCACACCAGGCAAAAACTCCatcattttggagatgccagtactaTGGGGTGTCCACGACCATCAGCAGTGGTGAAGTGGAACCAGTCAGAGTCTAGAAGAGAAATTTTGTGTACTGTAGAAGGTGtagccagagaagtgacccaagccctttggagaagCCCTGAGGATCGTGAGTGTGTCCCAGTCCTTGGAtgttga
- the LOC114684907 gene encoding zinc finger protein 431-like isoform X3, with protein MEGYKPCDPKGYGKKQCTSLSPRKIRRYIVVPTMRRVRKCDTSVQLIGFPTAVGIHLHTYTGEKPHEYKEYGNSSVRPGSCCTCNVTHTTGKFCECNQCLKALSSSSSLQSDEKTHTGKGCHKCEQCTKVFNDYKYLQTLKKSHNEEETYECKQLDKSFRFDFSLQLHQRPLLKIKPYEYNQGNKDFAYYSHLQVPRTHTKKKQYECHQCGKAFARPSHCQIHERTHTGDKPYECNQCGKAFSQNSLLQRHERSHSGEKPYGCNQCGKAFARKSHLHRHERSHAGEKPYECSQCGKAFAHNSHLHRHERSHSGEKPYGCNQCGKAFAQKSHLHSHERNHTGEKPYGCNQCDKAFTCSSSLKQHERSHTGEKPYECHQCGKAFTDPSSLKQHERCHTGEKPYECNQCGKAFASNGNLQRHERSHTGEKPYKCCQCGKAFSTRSYLQMHERNHTGEKPYKCNQCGKAFAQKGYLQKHEKNHTGERPYRCNQCGKTFVHSSHLQNHERIHTREKFQEPNKRGELLHTRQKLHHFGDASTMGCPRPSAVVKWNQSESRREILCTVEGVAREVTQALWRSPEDRECVPVLGC; from the exons atggaag GATACAAGCCATGTGATCCTAAGGGATATGGAAAGAAGCAATGTACCTCTCTTTCTCCCAGAAAAATTAGAAGATATATAGTAGTTCCCACTATGAGAAGAGTTCGTAAATGTGATACAAGTGTACAATTAATTGGATTTCCAACTGCAGTGGGAATACATCTACATACTTACACTGGAGAAAAGCCTCATGAGTACAAGGAATACGGAAATTCTTCTGTTCGTCCTGGTTCATGTTGCACATGTAATGTGACTCATACTACAGGAAAATTTTGTGAATGCAATCAGTGTCTTAAAGCTCTGAGTTCTTCTAGCTCTCTTCAAAGTGATGAAAAAACTCATACAGGAAAAGGATGCCATAAATGTGAGCAATGTACTAAAGTCTTTAATGATTATAAGTATCTTCAAACACTCAAAAAATCACATAATGAAGAAGAAACCTATGAATGTAAACAACTTGATAAATCATTTAGATTTGATTTCTCTTTACAATTACACCAAAGacctcttttgaaaataaaaccttATGAATATAATCAAGGCAATAAAGACTTTGCATATTATAGTCATCTTCAAGTACCCAGAACTCATACTAAAAAGAAACAGTATGAATGTCAtcaatgtggaaaagcctttgcACGTCCTAGTCATTGtcaaatacatgaaagaactcatactggagacaaaccctatgaatgtaatcaatgtggcaaagccttttcACAGAACAGTCTTCTTCAgaggcatgaaagaagtcattctggagagaaaccctatgggtgtaatcagtgtggtaaagcctttgcacgaAAAAGTCATCTTCACCGGCATGAAAGAAGTCatgctggagagaaaccttatgaatgtagtcaatgtggtaaagcctttgcacataaCAGTCATCTTCacaggcatgaaagaagtcattctggagagaaaccctatggatgtaatcagtgtggtaaagcctttgctcaaAAAAGTCATCTTCACAGTCATGAAAGAaatcatactggagagaaaccctatggatgtaatcaatgtgataaagcctttacATGTTCAAGTAGTCTTAAACaacatgaaagaagtcatactggagagaaaccctatgaatgtcatcaatgtggtaaagcctttacagATCCTAGTAGTCTTAAACAACATGAAAGatgtcatactggagagaaaccctatgaatgtaatcaatgtggtaaagcctttgcaagtAATGGCAAtcttcaaagacatgaaagaagtcatactggagagaaaccatataaatgttgtcaatgtggtaaagccttttcaaCTCGCAGTTatcttcaaatgcatgaaagaaatcatactggagagaaaccctataaatgtaatcaatgcggtaaagcctttgcacagaaAGGTTATCttcagaaacatgaaaaaaatcatactggagagagaccctacagatgtaatcagtgtggtaaaactTTTGTACATAGCAGTCATCTTCAAAATCATGAAAGAATACATACTAGAGAGAAATTTCAGGAGCCTAATAAAAGAGGTGAACTTTTGCACACCAGGCAAAAACTCCatcattttggagatgccagtactaTGGGGTGTCCACGACCATCAGCAGTGGTGAAGTGGAACCAGTCAGAGTCTAGAAGAGAAATTTTGTGTACTGTAGAAGGTGtagccagagaagtgacccaagccctttggagaagCCCTGAGGATCGTGAGTGTGTCCCAGTCCTTGGAtgttga
- the LOC114684907 gene encoding zinc finger protein 431-like isoform X4, with amino-acid sequence MDAVTYKDVHVNFTHEEWALLDPSQKSLYKDVMLETCENLTAIGYKWEDQNIEEHCQSSRRHGR; translated from the exons ATG GATGCAGTGACCTATAAGGATGTGCATGTGAACTTTACTCAtgaagagtgggctttgctggatccttcccagaagagtctctacaaagatgtgatgctggaaaCCTGTGAGAACCTCACTGCTATAG GCTACAAATGGGAAGATCAGaatattgaagaacattgtcaaagttctagaagacatggaaggtaa